A portion of the Deinococcus peraridilitoris DSM 19664 genome contains these proteins:
- a CDS encoding methyl-accepting chemotaxis protein, with product MESNADQLITPSAPPSKKLARRLRQLPQKIDLANLRVGQKLGLIALAFAVPVAVPLSFLVVQQQKSINVLSEEQHGMDALQKLSPLAPLVLQHGNVSVRLASGDKSAKAAGAALSSQVAALLVELRAASQRHPELALDGPLSDFEELWALSSSGETAGDIDDSIESYTSLISTNLAELYNLIGQNSGLILDADLASNRMQDLLINALPSLQTELGELRMLVSASQGKNKLDEYQERLKGNMSLLNTYNARTELTSGYVLEASPQLRETLGSASDFLSGKVTSYLSAVESAMQTGEFSKETVSYLDGLALEALSASDDMTKVTTTALTDSLNARATQLNVSRVTTLLGIGAVIALALTLLGLIARSITQPLSRLANAAQALGRGELDIHVEARGKDEIGVVASSFNEAAAQLRQAELKNAEERENALQLQKNINEFLDVTMSVAEGDLSRRGRVTDDVLGNVVDAINLALDEVASVLIDVHEVAQQVNASADEVASTSNVLTRSAQDQTSRTERMQVQTQEFTRVFRSMAEQVEETAQAAERTLEASQAGQTAVQDTRRGLEELRGEMQDISASMTALAARSGEISEIAETITNFASQTTLLALGASLEAAGAGESGKRFMVVAEGVRQLAEDSANAAYRVESIVKLLQGDISSLASRVQSGAQGVNAGYQVAQRAGELLREIETLAGQSARIATGITDVTRQQVNEAEQVHEAVSFITTTASQAEGESLRTLRSAERLNELARQLSAQLARFRLSS from the coding sequence CGCCGACCAGCTCATCACACCTTCCGCCCCTCCTTCCAAAAAGCTTGCTCGTCGTCTGCGGCAGCTGCCCCAGAAGATTGACCTCGCGAACCTGCGCGTCGGCCAGAAACTCGGCCTGATCGCCCTGGCTTTCGCGGTGCCCGTGGCCGTCCCCCTGTCCTTTCTGGTCGTGCAGCAGCAGAAGAGCATCAACGTGCTGAGTGAAGAACAGCATGGCATGGACGCACTGCAAAAGCTCAGCCCGCTGGCACCGCTGGTGCTGCAGCACGGAAACGTCAGTGTGCGTCTCGCGTCGGGTGACAAAAGCGCCAAAGCAGCGGGCGCTGCGCTGTCTTCACAGGTCGCAGCGCTCCTGGTGGAACTGCGTGCTGCTTCCCAGCGGCATCCGGAGTTGGCCCTCGACGGGCCGCTCTCGGATTTCGAAGAGCTCTGGGCGCTCAGCAGCAGTGGTGAAACCGCCGGAGATATCGACGACAGTATCGAGTCGTATACCAGCCTGATCAGCACCAACCTCGCCGAGCTTTACAACCTCATCGGACAGAACTCCGGCCTGATTCTCGACGCCGACCTGGCATCCAACCGAATGCAGGATCTGCTGATCAACGCCCTGCCCAGCCTGCAGACGGAACTGGGTGAGCTGCGCATGCTGGTGAGCGCCTCGCAAGGCAAGAACAAGCTTGACGAGTACCAGGAGCGCCTCAAGGGCAACATGTCGCTCCTGAACACCTACAATGCGCGCACGGAACTGACAAGCGGCTACGTGCTGGAAGCCAGTCCTCAGCTTCGCGAAACCCTGGGCTCGGCCAGCGACTTCCTGTCCGGCAAGGTCACCTCGTACCTGAGCGCCGTGGAATCGGCGATGCAAACCGGCGAATTTAGCAAAGAAACGGTCAGCTACCTCGACGGATTGGCCCTGGAAGCCCTCAGCGCGTCGGACGACATGACCAAGGTCACGACCACCGCCCTCACCGACAGCCTGAATGCGCGCGCCACGCAGCTGAACGTCAGCCGTGTGACCACCCTGCTGGGAATAGGCGCCGTCATCGCGCTGGCCCTGACCCTGCTGGGACTGATCGCCCGTTCGATCACCCAACCCCTGTCGAGGCTCGCCAATGCCGCACAGGCGCTTGGTCGTGGTGAACTCGACATCCACGTCGAGGCACGCGGCAAGGACGAAATTGGCGTGGTGGCCTCGTCGTTCAACGAAGCTGCCGCTCAGCTGCGTCAGGCAGAACTCAAGAACGCAGAAGAACGCGAGAATGCGCTGCAGCTGCAAAAGAACATCAACGAATTCCTGGACGTGACCATGAGCGTGGCCGAGGGTGACCTCAGCCGCCGCGGACGGGTTACCGACGACGTGCTTGGAAACGTCGTCGACGCCATCAACCTGGCGCTCGACGAGGTGGCGAGCGTGCTGATCGACGTACACGAGGTGGCACAGCAGGTCAACGCCAGCGCCGACGAGGTGGCCAGCACGTCGAACGTGCTGACGCGCTCCGCACAGGACCAGACGTCACGCACCGAGCGCATGCAGGTCCAGACCCAGGAATTTACCCGCGTGTTCCGCTCCATGGCCGAGCAGGTCGAAGAAACCGCCCAGGCCGCCGAACGCACGCTGGAAGCCTCGCAAGCCGGTCAGACCGCCGTGCAGGATACCCGGCGCGGTCTGGAAGAGCTGCGCGGCGAAATGCAGGACATCTCTGCAAGCATGACGGCCCTCGCCGCGCGTTCGGGAGAAATCAGCGAAATCGCCGAAACCATCACGAACTTCGCGTCGCAGACGACCCTGCTCGCGCTCGGTGCCTCGCTGGAGGCTGCCGGTGCCGGTGAGTCGGGCAAACGCTTCATGGTGGTGGCCGAGGGTGTGCGTCAGCTCGCCGAGGATTCCGCGAACGCCGCGTACCGAGTGGAGAGCATCGTGAAACTGCTGCAGGGCGACATCTCCAGCCTCGCTTCGCGCGTGCAGTCGGGCGCGCAGGGTGTGAACGCCGGTTACCAGGTCGCGCAGCGCGCCGGAGAGCTGCTGCGCGAAATCGAGACGCTCGCCGGGCAGTCGGCACGCATCGCGACGGGCATCACCGATGTGACGCGCCAGCAGGTGAACGAAGCCGAGCAGGTACACGAAGCCGTGAGCTTCATCACCACCACCGCTTCTCAGGCCGAAGGGGAAAGTCTGCGCACGCTGCGCTCCGCCGAGCGGCTCAACGAGCTCGCACGGCAGCTCAGCGCCCAGCTGGCCCGCTTCCGGCTGAGCTCGTGA
- a CDS encoding hybrid sensor histidine kinase/response regulator — protein sequence MTMDVTLSGDLFESFLLDSWDAFGQFEMAIGALDTQYSEEALAQIAGLSHRIRGTTALYGFGQMSRLAALAERLLEFRPELDQEGRAGLIAFFERLAVCLRSALERISNRRGEGDLGLQFTEIGGTALLRRLLDQQGHAFAQKSARSQTGAGAASQLTRFARENADVWEYFAPEAREHIELMRAALDSGDLSADTITTLFRSAHTLKGSSYMVGFSPLGDLGHVLEDVLSAVRDAQLTLDPAVVLTLGEGVDLAERLLRVAEGENVDLGRVIRHTKRKLNALIGVEMPDTGAEAAPAPSPAPAPSAASGDARATVRVPVEKLDALMSMASELIVTRGRLTYQLGQLSEMGALLSRARERMTHTAREFEEKYLNPHLALGEKETESESAPQAARGVSATVQEMFDELEFDSYTDLNIVARSVTEISSDLAELQLQLDAQLSALHDEGETLSKLARTLRGEVARARRVPFGQAVTRLKRWARTRDGGTAFSLDVSGENVEVDTFVLEAVVDPLLHLLNNSLVHGIEDPQTRVAAGKAPEGRISVHAAQHGPFLDIEVRDDGAGINSEKVREAARGRVPDEELAVMTDDELTALIFLPGFSTAKEVTAEAGRGVGMDVVASNIRRLGGEVLVRSQKGVGTTFTLRVPLTQQITETLAFRVGMHTAAFPTAVVRALRSVPSDEVVTGEQGERVTVEGESVRLLRLRTLWGYEAATMNTTQMKSTTTDGDELSVIVVETAGRRLAIAVDEFLGLEELAIHSGGPLLEHVPYVSGTTLSSAGEVVMLLDAQGIERLDAQRSGHKAWPTVAVSSRRQRLLLIDDSVSVRRVVARMLERGGFDVVTASDGYDALELLRSDTDFDAVLTDLEMPRVSGYEVIEEVRRRSSTAHLPVIVMTTRAGDKHQQLAMSLGANEYFSKPIDETRLIRRLAEITRGAAHRA from the coding sequence ATGACCATGGACGTGACACTGTCCGGTGACTTGTTCGAGAGCTTCCTGCTGGACTCCTGGGACGCTTTCGGGCAGTTCGAGATGGCCATTGGGGCACTCGACACGCAATACAGCGAAGAAGCCCTGGCACAGATCGCCGGACTCAGCCACCGCATCCGCGGCACCACCGCGCTGTACGGCTTCGGGCAGATGTCGCGTCTTGCCGCGCTGGCCGAGCGCCTGCTGGAATTCCGTCCGGAGCTCGATCAGGAAGGCCGCGCGGGCCTGATCGCCTTCTTCGAGCGCCTCGCCGTTTGTCTGAGAAGTGCTTTGGAGCGCATCTCGAACCGGCGCGGAGAGGGCGACCTCGGGTTGCAGTTCACCGAGATCGGCGGTACGGCGCTGCTGCGCCGCCTGCTCGATCAGCAAGGCCACGCCTTTGCCCAGAAAAGCGCCAGGTCGCAGACGGGCGCGGGCGCGGCTTCCCAGCTGACGCGCTTTGCACGCGAGAATGCCGACGTATGGGAGTACTTTGCGCCCGAAGCGCGCGAGCACATCGAGCTGATGCGCGCCGCCCTCGACAGCGGCGATCTCAGCGCCGACACCATCACGACACTTTTCCGCTCTGCACACACCCTCAAGGGGTCTTCGTACATGGTGGGCTTTTCACCGCTGGGCGATCTGGGCCACGTGCTCGAGGACGTGCTCAGCGCGGTGCGTGACGCCCAGCTCACCCTCGATCCGGCAGTGGTGCTCACCCTCGGCGAAGGCGTGGACCTGGCCGAGCGGCTGCTGCGTGTCGCAGAAGGTGAAAATGTCGATCTCGGCCGGGTGATTCGTCACACCAAGCGCAAGCTGAACGCATTGATCGGGGTGGAGATGCCCGACACGGGCGCAGAGGCGGCCCCGGCCCCCTCCCCTGCCCCGGCGCCCAGCGCGGCGTCAGGCGACGCCCGCGCCACCGTGCGCGTTCCAGTCGAGAAACTCGACGCGCTGATGAGCATGGCGAGCGAACTGATCGTGACGCGTGGACGCCTGACCTACCAGCTCGGTCAACTTTCGGAAATGGGGGCGCTGCTCTCGCGCGCGCGTGAGCGCATGACGCACACGGCGCGCGAATTCGAGGAGAAGTACCTCAATCCGCACCTGGCGCTGGGCGAAAAGGAAACCGAAAGCGAAAGTGCACCTCAGGCCGCGCGCGGCGTCAGTGCGACGGTGCAGGAAATGTTCGACGAGCTGGAATTCGACAGCTACACCGACCTGAACATCGTGGCGCGCTCGGTCACCGAGATTTCCTCGGACCTCGCGGAGCTGCAGCTGCAGCTCGACGCCCAGCTCTCGGCGCTGCACGACGAAGGCGAGACACTCTCGAAGCTCGCCCGCACCCTGCGCGGTGAGGTTGCGCGCGCACGCCGCGTACCGTTCGGGCAGGCCGTCACCCGCCTGAAACGCTGGGCCCGGACACGGGACGGCGGCACCGCGTTTTCGCTTGACGTCAGCGGCGAAAACGTGGAAGTAGACACCTTCGTGCTCGAAGCGGTGGTGGACCCGCTGCTACACCTGCTGAACAACTCGCTTGTTCACGGCATCGAGGACCCGCAGACGCGTGTGGCGGCTGGCAAAGCACCGGAGGGGCGCATCAGCGTTCACGCGGCGCAGCACGGCCCGTTTCTTGACATCGAAGTGCGCGACGACGGCGCGGGCATCAACTCCGAAAAAGTGCGCGAGGCCGCCCGCGGACGGGTCCCTGACGAAGAACTCGCCGTCATGACCGACGACGAACTGACGGCGCTGATTTTTCTGCCCGGCTTTTCGACGGCCAAAGAAGTGACGGCGGAAGCGGGTCGTGGCGTGGGCATGGACGTGGTGGCCAGCAACATCCGGCGACTGGGCGGCGAGGTGCTGGTGCGCTCCCAGAAGGGTGTTGGTACCACGTTCACCCTGCGCGTACCCCTTACGCAACAGATCACAGAAACCCTGGCGTTTCGCGTCGGGATGCACACTGCCGCCTTCCCGACCGCCGTCGTGCGGGCGCTGCGCAGCGTACCGTCGGACGAGGTTGTCACGGGCGAGCAGGGCGAACGGGTCACCGTTGAAGGAGAGTCGGTGCGCCTGCTGCGCCTGCGTACCTTGTGGGGCTATGAAGCCGCTACAATGAACACCACGCAGATGAAAAGCACGACGACTGACGGCGACGAACTCTCGGTCATCGTGGTCGAGACTGCCGGAAGGCGGCTCGCCATTGCCGTCGACGAGTTTCTGGGTCTTGAAGAACTGGCGATCCACTCGGGCGGTCCGCTGCTCGAGCACGTGCCGTACGTCAGTGGCACCACCCTTTCCAGCGCCGGTGAGGTGGTCATGCTGCTGGACGCTCAGGGCATCGAGCGTCTGGACGCACAGCGCAGCGGACACAAGGCCTGGCCGACCGTGGCTGTCAGCTCGCGCCGCCAGCGCCTCCTGTTGATCGACGACTCGGTCAGCGTGCGCCGCGTCGTGGCTCGCATGCTGGAACGCGGTGGCTTCGACGTGGTGACCGCCTCGGACGGGTACGACGCCCTCGAACTGCTGCGCTCGGACACGGATTTCGACGCGGTCCTCACCGACCTCGAAATGCCGCGCGTCAGCGGTTACGAGGTGATCGAGGAAGTTCGTCGCCGCAGCAGCACGGCCCATCTGCCCGTGATCGTCATGACCACGCGTGCGGGTGACAAGCACCAGCAGCTGGCCATGTCGCTTGGGGCCAACGAGTACTTCAGCAAGCCCATCGACGAAACGCGCCTCATCCGCCGGCTCGCCGAAATCACCCGAGGAGCGGCGCACCGGGCATGA
- a CDS encoding response regulator — protein MNSFGTVLLIMSQMARAAQFEAYLRAAGAEVLRAESGLHALTQLERTAPDAIVCAAQLEDMSGRELLAILRDDSQFREVVFLLLDSEEDDEFGIHDAAIASPASPAQAVQELLPVLLRDSLGSGKAVEGNLEILGLDGLLSALTQGRRSGRLEIFQLSCGGELWLSQGQLINARYGYHDGEEAAIALLQGSHVLLNADYAFYVLDVGDLPRVIDTPTRTLLQRAELAGPRTNFIHTATSAALVQEPK, from the coding sequence ATGAACTCTTTTGGCACCGTACTTCTGATCATGTCGCAGATGGCGCGCGCGGCGCAGTTCGAAGCATATCTGCGCGCGGCTGGCGCAGAGGTGCTGCGTGCCGAAAGCGGGCTGCACGCGCTGACCCAACTCGAACGCACTGCTCCGGACGCCATCGTGTGCGCCGCGCAGCTCGAGGACATGAGCGGACGTGAACTGCTGGCGATTCTGCGCGACGACAGCCAGTTTCGTGAAGTGGTGTTCTTGCTGCTCGACAGCGAAGAAGACGACGAATTCGGAATTCACGATGCCGCCATCGCGTCACCGGCCAGCCCGGCACAGGCCGTGCAGGAACTTCTGCCTGTACTGTTGCGGGACTCGCTGGGCAGTGGTAAGGCCGTGGAAGGCAACCTCGAAATCCTGGGGCTCGACGGCCTGCTCTCGGCACTCACGCAGGGACGCCGCAGCGGACGGCTGGAGATTTTCCAGCTGAGCTGCGGGGGCGAGCTGTGGCTGTCGCAAGGGCAGCTCATCAACGCCCGCTACGGCTACCACGATGGTGAAGAGGCCGCGATCGCCCTGCTGCAGGGAAGTCACGTGCTCCTCAATGCCGACTACGCCTTTTACGTGCTCGATGTGGGCGACCTGCCCCGTGTGATCGACACCCCGACCCGCACCCTGCTGCAACGCGCCGAACTCGCAGGGCCG